From Pristiophorus japonicus isolate sPriJap1 chromosome 7, sPriJap1.hap1, whole genome shotgun sequence, one genomic window encodes:
- the srp9 gene encoding signal recognition particle 9 kDa protein, with protein sequence MLQQVRVVIKYRHCAGLLSMKVTDDVVCLQYKTDQAQDVKKFEKFQNQLMRLMVSRESRSNLMEME encoded by the exons GTGCGGGTGGTTATTAAATATCGACACTGCGCTGGGCTTCTCTCCATGAAGGTGACCGACGATGTGGTG tgcctgcagtaCAAGACGGACCAAGCTCAGGATGTGAAGAAGTTTGAGAAATTCCAGAACCAGTTGATGCGTCTCATGGTTTCCCGGGAATCCCGTAGCAACCTGATGGAGATGGAAtaa